One genomic segment of Sminthopsis crassicaudata isolate SCR6 chromosome 2, ASM4859323v1, whole genome shotgun sequence includes these proteins:
- the ITGB1BP1 gene encoding integrin beta-1-binding protein 1 isoform X3, translating into MSQVLCSHEEKHFSTTGQSNSNSDTCAEFRIKYVGAIEKLKLTDGKSLEGPLDLINYIDVAQQDGKLPFVPLEEEFIMGVSKYGIKVSTSDQYDVLHRHALYLIIRMVCYDDGLGAGKSLLALKTTDTNYEEYSLWVYQCNSLEQAQAICKVLATAFDSVLTSEKS; encoded by the exons GCCAAAGCAACAGTAATTCTGATACCTGTGCAGAATTTCGAATTAAGTATGTTGGTGCCATTGAGAAACTGAAGCTCACTGATGGGAAAAGTCTTGAAGGGCCACTGGATCTCATAAATTACATTGATGTGGcgcag CAAGATGGAAAGTTACCATTTGTTCCTCTGGAAGAAGAGTTTATCATGGGAGTTTCTAAATATGGCATTAAAGTATCAACATCTGATCAATAT GACGTTTTACACAGACATGCTCTGTATTTAATCATCCGGATGGTGTGTTATGATGACGGTCTAGGAGCAGGAAAAAGCTTACTGGCACTCAAGACCACAGATACAAACTATGAAGAGTATAGTCTGTGGGTGTACCAGTGTAATAGTCTG GAACAAGCACAAGCTATTTGCAAAGTTTTAGCCACAGCTTTTGATTCTGTATTAACATCTGAGAAATCATGA
- the ITGB1BP1 gene encoding integrin beta-1-binding protein 1 isoform X2, with product MKKSISLLQSVDSSLGGLSRSSTVASLDTDSTKSSGQSNSNSDTCAEFRIKYVGAIEKLKLTDGKSLEGPLDLINYIDVAQQDGKLPFVPLEEEFIMGVSKYGIKVSTSDQYDVLHRHALYLIIRMVCYDDGLGAGKSLLALKTTDTNYEEYSLWVYQCNSLEQAQAICKVLATAFDSVLTSEKS from the exons TCTGTAGACTCTAGTCTTGGTGGACTTTCAAGATCAAGTACTGTAGCCAGCCTTGATACAGATTCAACCAAAAGCTCAG GCCAAAGCAACAGTAATTCTGATACCTGTGCAGAATTTCGAATTAAGTATGTTGGTGCCATTGAGAAACTGAAGCTCACTGATGGGAAAAGTCTTGAAGGGCCACTGGATCTCATAAATTACATTGATGTGGcgcag CAAGATGGAAAGTTACCATTTGTTCCTCTGGAAGAAGAGTTTATCATGGGAGTTTCTAAATATGGCATTAAAGTATCAACATCTGATCAATAT GACGTTTTACACAGACATGCTCTGTATTTAATCATCCGGATGGTGTGTTATGATGACGGTCTAGGAGCAGGAAAAAGCTTACTGGCACTCAAGACCACAGATACAAACTATGAAGAGTATAGTCTGTGGGTGTACCAGTGTAATAGTCTG GAACAAGCACAAGCTATTTGCAAAGTTTTAGCCACAGCTTTTGATTCTGTATTAACATCTGAGAAATCATGA